In one window of Nocardiopsis aegyptia DNA:
- a CDS encoding ICP22 family protein — translation MGRTGHDGDHGDQGTGEGGGEAGKRIDLSLSQVAGAGAATLTAATAASYLNVYGTVIGAAVIAILSTVASPLLQHWFSRGGEQARQLAGRVRAGDAAPAAASSTRAARGAAVPVDATRTMALPVVGDGPGPGGPDGRHGQDGPDGTGTPARPRPTWRGVVIPAVVVFVLVMLVILAFELLTGRSLTAWTNGVDEQTSPSLLGGTHVTQEQDDAGSTDTGQSPEQDTGTTGDRTAPPPATQAPDDTATTGEAPAEGDTGQDGQEEQADPEEQPDPGATAPPEDGGTEGGDQTTDPGTGDGQESVVVPEDVPATG, via the coding sequence ATGGGTCGGACCGGACACGACGGGGACCACGGGGACCAGGGGACGGGGGAGGGCGGCGGGGAGGCCGGCAAGCGCATCGACCTGAGCCTGTCCCAGGTCGCGGGCGCCGGAGCCGCCACGCTGACCGCGGCCACGGCCGCCTCCTACCTCAACGTCTACGGCACGGTCATCGGGGCGGCCGTCATCGCCATCCTCAGCACCGTCGCCAGCCCCCTGCTCCAGCACTGGTTCTCCCGCGGCGGCGAGCAGGCCCGGCAGCTGGCCGGGAGGGTCAGGGCGGGCGATGCCGCTCCGGCGGCCGCCTCTTCCACCCGGGCGGCGCGCGGCGCGGCGGTCCCCGTGGACGCCACGCGCACCATGGCCCTGCCCGTGGTCGGGGACGGCCCCGGACCCGGCGGCCCCGACGGTCGGCACGGCCAGGACGGTCCGGACGGCACCGGCACCCCGGCCCGCCCGCGCCCGACCTGGCGCGGCGTCGTCATCCCCGCCGTCGTGGTCTTCGTCCTGGTCATGCTGGTGATCCTGGCCTTCGAGCTGCTCACCGGCCGCTCCCTGACCGCGTGGACCAACGGCGTCGACGAGCAGACCTCCCCTTCCCTGCTCGGCGGCACGCACGTCACGCAGGAACAGGATGACGCCGGCTCCACCGACACGGGACAGAGCCCCGAGCAGGACACCGGCACCACCGGCGACCGGACCGCGCCCCCGCCGGCGACCCAGGCCCCCGACGACACCGCGACGACCGGCGAGGCCCCCGCCGAGGGCGACACCGGCCAGGACGGCCAGGAGGAGCAGGCCGATCCGGAGGAGCAGCCGGACCCCGGCGCCACCGCCCCGCCCGAGGACGGCGGAACCGAGGGCGGGGACCAGACCACCGACCCCGGGACCGGGGACGGGCAGGAGTCCGTCGTGGTCCCGGAGGACGTGCCCGCCACCGGATGA
- a CDS encoding D-arabinono-1,4-lactone oxidase codes for MTDVLWNTWADTYQARPRRTAAPGSTRDVVSAVASAADDDLRVRMVGSGHSFTDVAVTDGLLLSPTSLTGLRAVDPDAGTATVEAGLPLCDFNDALAEHGLALANMGDIAVQTMAGAVQTGTHGTGRDAGGLASQVVGLELVLADGSVVECSAEQEPDLFHSARVGLGAFGVVTALTMAVRPAFLLHAREEPMPLDEVLERLPELRADNDHFEFFWFPHTGSTNTKRNNISKGPARPLAPWRAWLDDDFLSNTVFDRVNRLCRRFPGAVPAVNQVSARALSAREYTDASHRVFASVRDVRFVEMEYAIPAEHVADVLREARSIVDRRGHRVSFPVEVRFAPADDVWLSTAYGRDTAYVAVHMYQGTPYDAYFADLEAVFTSVGGRPHWGKMHTRDRDYLEGVYPRLGDALAVRERVDPDRRFGNAYLDRVFG; via the coding sequence ATGACAGATGTGCTCTGGAACACATGGGCCGACACCTACCAGGCCCGCCCCCGGCGGACGGCGGCGCCGGGCAGTACCCGCGACGTCGTCTCGGCGGTCGCCTCCGCCGCCGACGACGACCTGCGGGTCCGGATGGTCGGCTCCGGCCACTCCTTCACCGACGTGGCCGTCACCGACGGCCTGCTGCTCTCCCCCACCTCCCTGACCGGGCTGCGCGCGGTCGATCCGGACGCCGGAACGGCCACCGTCGAGGCCGGGCTCCCCCTGTGCGACTTCAACGACGCTTTGGCCGAGCACGGTCTGGCGCTGGCCAACATGGGCGACATCGCCGTCCAGACCATGGCCGGCGCGGTCCAGACGGGAACGCACGGCACGGGCCGCGACGCGGGCGGCCTGGCCTCGCAGGTGGTCGGACTGGAACTGGTCCTGGCCGACGGTTCGGTCGTGGAGTGCTCGGCCGAGCAGGAACCGGACCTGTTCCACTCCGCCCGGGTGGGGCTGGGGGCGTTCGGGGTGGTCACGGCGCTGACCATGGCGGTGCGGCCCGCGTTCCTGCTGCACGCCAGAGAGGAGCCGATGCCCCTGGACGAGGTGCTGGAGCGCCTGCCCGAGCTGCGCGCCGACAACGACCACTTCGAGTTCTTCTGGTTCCCCCACACCGGCAGCACCAACACCAAGCGCAACAACATCAGCAAGGGCCCGGCCCGGCCGCTGGCCCCGTGGCGGGCGTGGCTGGACGACGACTTCCTGTCCAACACCGTCTTCGACCGGGTCAACCGGCTGTGCCGCCGCTTCCCGGGTGCGGTGCCCGCGGTGAACCAGGTCAGCGCACGGGCGCTGTCGGCGCGCGAGTACACCGACGCGTCCCACCGGGTGTTCGCCTCGGTGCGCGACGTCCGATTCGTGGAGATGGAGTACGCGATCCCCGCCGAGCACGTCGCGGACGTGCTGCGCGAGGCCCGGTCGATCGTCGACCGGCGCGGCCACCGGGTGAGCTTCCCGGTGGAGGTGCGCTTCGCCCCGGCCGACGACGTGTGGCTGTCCACCGCCTACGGGCGGGACACGGCCTACGTGGCGGTGCACATGTACCAGGGCACGCCCTACGACGCGTACTTCGCCGACCTGGAGGCGGTGTTCACGTCCGTGGGCGGCCGTCCGCACTGGGGGAAGATGCACACCCGCGACCGCGACTACCTGGAGGGCGTGTACCCGCGGCTGGGCGACGCCCTGGCCGTGCGCGAGCGCGTGGACCCGGACCGCCGTTTCGGCAACGCCTACCTCGACCGGGTGTTCGGCTGA
- a CDS encoding ferrochelatase — protein sequence MRPYDAFLLISFGGPEGEDQVIPFLENVTRGRNIPRERLAEVGEHYFRFGGVSPINQQCRDLIAAITADFAEGGIDLPVYWGNRFWAPMLADTLARMREDGVRRVLAVPTSAYCNWSSRTAYVEDIARARAALGEDAPEVDLVRPFYDHPGFVEPLVEHTRAALDALPADQREGVRLLFSAHSIPTAMAEAAGGPEQGFGAQGVYGDQLAEVARLVVDRLDRDYPHEVVYQSRSGPPSQPWLEPDVNDRIEELAAEGVPAVVVVPHGFVSDHMEVKFDLDVEARETAEKLGLGYQRALSPGTHPAFVSMVSDLVREYSEAAERRRLGTLSRCAECTCDR from the coding sequence ATGAGGCCTTACGACGCGTTTTTGCTGATCTCCTTCGGTGGCCCTGAGGGTGAGGACCAGGTCATCCCGTTCCTGGAGAACGTCACCCGCGGGCGCAACATCCCCCGCGAGCGACTGGCCGAGGTCGGTGAGCACTACTTCCGCTTCGGCGGGGTGAGTCCGATCAACCAGCAGTGCAGGGACCTGATCGCCGCGATCACCGCCGACTTCGCCGAGGGCGGGATCGACCTGCCCGTCTACTGGGGCAACCGGTTCTGGGCGCCGATGCTCGCCGACACCCTGGCGCGCATGCGCGAGGACGGTGTCCGCCGCGTCCTCGCCGTGCCCACCTCCGCCTATTGCAACTGGTCCAGCCGGACCGCCTACGTGGAGGACATCGCCCGGGCCCGTGCCGCCCTGGGCGAGGACGCGCCCGAGGTCGACCTGGTCCGCCCCTTCTACGACCATCCTGGGTTCGTCGAGCCCCTCGTCGAGCACACCCGGGCGGCCCTCGACGCGCTGCCCGCCGACCAGCGGGAGGGCGTGCGCCTGCTCTTCTCCGCGCACTCCATCCCCACGGCCATGGCCGAGGCCGCGGGCGGTCCCGAGCAGGGGTTCGGCGCCCAGGGCGTCTATGGCGACCAGCTCGCCGAGGTCGCCCGCCTGGTCGTGGACCGGCTCGACCGCGACTACCCCCACGAGGTCGTCTACCAGAGCCGCAGCGGCCCGCCGAGCCAGCCGTGGCTGGAGCCGGACGTCAACGACCGCATCGAGGAGCTGGCCGCCGAGGGCGTGCCCGCCGTCGTGGTCGTGCCGCACGGCTTCGTCTCCGACCACATGGAGGTCAAGTTCGACCTCGACGTGGAGGCGCGCGAGACCGCGGAGAAGCTCGGACTGGGCTACCAGCGGGCGCTCAGTCCGGGGACCCACCCCGCGTTCGTCTCCATGGTGAGCGACCTGGTCCGCGAGTACTCCGAGGCGGCCGAACGCCGCCGGCTGGGCACCCTGTCCCGCTGCGCGGAGTGCACCTGCGACCGCTGA
- a CDS encoding S9 family peptidase — MVRSWYELPEYLKLRRVNGLRLSPDGTRLVAPVSGLAPDATSFRSALWEIDVRTESEGGRAPRRLTRSTRGESVADFLPDGSVLFTTGRQDPEAKPEDKPKSALWLLPAEGGEARQVASRPGGVGAFTVARDSGLVAFASDVLPDSEDADSDAEARKAREEAGVTAILHEALPVRSWDSDIGPDHPRYFVADPPADDDARLGEPRDLTPGAGLALLGSGPALTPDGATLVTGWSVPTERGATREDVVAIDTATGDRTTLAGDPDHEFGGPLVSPDGRSVLLQRGFQGDYDGEPRDHTLWLVDLATGEGRDLLAGHELWPRDYAFAADSSAVFMAADQNGRRPVFRIDLADGSLTRITGDHGAYSALNPSPDGRHVFALRDAWDAPPAPVRLDAATADGEPVHLRTPGSDLTMPGTLTEIEATADDGTRIRSWLVLPEEASADSPAPLMLWVHGGPYMSFNGWSWRWNPWLLAARGYAVLLPDPALSTGYGQDMLRRAWGQWGPRTHADVMAITDAAEAREDVDAGRTAMMGGSFGGYMANWIAGHTDRFRAIVSHASLWALHGFSAVTDYPPVWEREFGTPLARPERYELNSPHLSADRIRTPMLVIHGDKDYRVPISEGLRLWRDLLLHEVDAKFLYFPDENHWILSPGNARIWYETIFAFLDHHVHGKEWARPELL, encoded by the coding sequence TTGGTTCGTTCCTGGTATGAACTACCGGAATACCTCAAACTGCGCCGCGTCAACGGGCTGCGCCTCTCACCCGACGGAACCCGTCTGGTGGCTCCCGTCAGCGGCCTGGCCCCCGATGCCACGTCCTTCCGCAGCGCCCTGTGGGAGATCGACGTCCGAACGGAGTCCGAGGGCGGGCGCGCGCCGCGGCGCCTGACCCGCTCCACCAGGGGCGAGTCCGTCGCCGACTTCCTCCCCGACGGATCGGTCCTGTTCACCACCGGCCGCCAGGACCCCGAGGCCAAGCCGGAGGACAAGCCCAAGTCCGCCCTGTGGCTGCTCCCCGCGGAGGGCGGCGAGGCCCGCCAGGTGGCCTCCCGGCCCGGCGGGGTCGGCGCCTTCACCGTGGCCCGCGACTCCGGCCTGGTGGCCTTCGCCTCCGACGTCCTGCCCGACAGCGAGGACGCCGACTCCGACGCCGAGGCCCGCAAGGCCCGTGAGGAGGCCGGGGTCACCGCCATCCTGCACGAGGCGCTCCCGGTCCGCTCCTGGGACAGCGACATCGGCCCCGACCACCCCCGCTACTTCGTCGCCGACCCGCCGGCCGACGACGACGCCCGCCTGGGCGAGCCCCGCGACCTGACCCCCGGCGCCGGCCTGGCGCTGCTGGGCTCGGGCCCCGCCCTCACCCCCGACGGCGCCACCCTCGTCACCGGGTGGTCGGTGCCCACCGAGCGCGGCGCCACCCGCGAGGACGTCGTCGCCATCGACACCGCCACCGGCGACCGCACGACCCTGGCCGGCGACCCCGACCACGAGTTCGGCGGCCCCCTCGTGTCCCCGGACGGCCGTTCGGTCCTGCTCCAGCGCGGCTTCCAGGGCGACTACGACGGCGAGCCCCGCGACCACACGCTCTGGCTGGTGGACCTGGCCACCGGGGAGGGCCGCGACCTCCTCGCCGGGCACGAGCTCTGGCCGCGCGACTACGCCTTCGCCGCCGATTCCTCCGCCGTGTTCATGGCGGCCGACCAGAACGGGCGCCGCCCCGTCTTCCGGATCGACCTCGCCGACGGGTCCCTCACCCGGATCACCGGCGACCACGGCGCCTACAGCGCGCTCAACCCCTCGCCGGACGGGCGCCACGTCTTCGCCCTGCGCGACGCCTGGGACGCGCCGCCCGCCCCCGTGCGCCTGGACGCCGCCACCGCCGACGGCGAACCCGTCCACCTGCGCACCCCCGGCTCGGACCTCACCATGCCGGGCACGCTCACCGAGATCGAGGCGACCGCCGACGACGGCACCCGGATCCGCTCCTGGCTGGTCCTGCCCGAGGAGGCCTCCGCCGACTCGCCCGCCCCGCTCATGCTCTGGGTGCACGGCGGCCCCTACATGAGCTTCAACGGCTGGTCCTGGCGCTGGAACCCGTGGCTGCTGGCCGCGCGGGGCTACGCCGTCCTGCTGCCCGACCCCGCCCTGTCCACCGGCTACGGCCAGGACATGCTCCGCCGGGCCTGGGGACAGTGGGGGCCGCGCACCCACGCCGACGTCATGGCGATCACCGACGCGGCCGAGGCGCGCGAGGACGTCGACGCCGGGCGCACCGCCATGATGGGCGGCTCCTTCGGCGGCTACATGGCCAACTGGATCGCCGGGCACACCGACCGGTTCCGCGCCATCGTCTCCCACGCCTCGCTGTGGGCCCTGCACGGATTCAGCGCCGTCACCGACTACCCGCCGGTGTGGGAGCGCGAGTTCGGCACACCGCTGGCCCGGCCCGAGCGCTACGAGCTCAACTCGCCGCACCTGAGCGCCGACCGCATCCGCACGCCCATGCTCGTCATCCACGGTGACAAGGACTACCGCGTGCCGATCTCCGAGGGGCTACGCCTGTGGCGCGACCTGCTCCTGCACGAGGTCGACGCCAAGTTCCTGTACTTCCCCGACGAGAACCACTGGATCCTGAGCCCGGGGAACGCGCGGATCTGGTACGAGACCATCTTCGCGTTCCTCGACCACCACGTCCACGGCAAGGAGTGGGCCAGGCCGGAACTGCTGTGA
- a CDS encoding inositol monophosphatase family protein → MSTTQSAPDPEALRDLAVTVAAEAGALAAEGQAGITVLDTKSSPTDVVTKMDRATEELIRARLLAQRPHDAVLGEEGGDDAGTSRVRWVVDPIDGTVNYLYGSPDWGVAIAAEVDGVVVAAAVNIPSRGEMFEAVRGGGARRDGELLRAPDAVPLDRALVATGFGYFPERRVQQARVLLEVIPHIRDIRRGGSAAVDLTGLATGRYNAFYERGLHAWDWSAPGLVATEAGLRLGGPHGGPPSEDLVIAARPGLYEELAELLAPLGADTDG, encoded by the coding sequence GTGAGCACCACCCAGTCAGCACCAGACCCCGAGGCCCTGCGCGACCTCGCCGTGACCGTGGCCGCGGAGGCGGGGGCGCTCGCGGCCGAGGGGCAGGCGGGTATCACCGTGCTCGACACCAAGTCGAGCCCGACGGACGTCGTCACCAAGATGGACCGCGCCACCGAGGAGCTCATCCGGGCCCGGCTCCTGGCGCAGCGCCCCCACGACGCGGTCCTGGGAGAGGAGGGCGGGGACGACGCCGGCACCAGCCGGGTGCGGTGGGTCGTCGACCCCATCGACGGGACCGTCAACTACCTCTACGGCAGCCCCGACTGGGGTGTGGCGATCGCCGCCGAGGTGGACGGGGTCGTGGTCGCCGCGGCCGTCAACATCCCCTCGCGCGGGGAGATGTTCGAGGCGGTCCGGGGCGGCGGCGCCCGGCGCGACGGCGAGCTGCTGCGCGCCCCCGACGCCGTGCCCCTGGACCGGGCCCTGGTCGCCACGGGCTTCGGCTACTTCCCCGAGCGGCGCGTCCAGCAGGCACGGGTGCTGCTGGAGGTCATCCCGCACATCCGTGACATCCGCCGGGGAGGGTCGGCCGCGGTCGACCTCACCGGCCTGGCCACGGGCCGCTACAACGCCTTCTACGAACGCGGCCTGCACGCCTGGGACTGGTCCGCGCCCGGCCTGGTCGCCACCGAGGCGGGCCTGAGGCTGGGAGGGCCGCACGGCGGGCCGCCCAGTGAGGACCTGGTCATCGCCGCCCGCCCCGGGCTCTACGAGGAGCTGGCGGAGCTCCTGGCGCCGCTGGGGGCCGACACCGACGGCTGA
- a CDS encoding response regulator transcription factor, giving the protein MRVLVVEDERVLADAVALGLRREAMAVDVVYDGDTALEHTAVNDYDVIVLDRDLPGTHGDDVARTLVEESYTGRILMLTASGGVQDKVEGLTIGADDYLAKPFAFAELIARVHALGRRSAPPLPPVLERHGITLDPANHRVHRDGREIPLTPKEFAVLQVLMRAQGTVVSAEGLLEKAWDENADPFTNVVRVTVMTLRKKIGDPPVIQTVPGAGYRL; this is encoded by the coding sequence GTGCGCGTACTCGTGGTCGAAGACGAACGGGTTCTGGCCGACGCCGTGGCCCTGGGACTGCGCCGCGAGGCGATGGCCGTGGACGTGGTCTACGACGGCGACACGGCCCTGGAGCACACCGCGGTCAACGACTACGATGTGATCGTGCTCGACCGCGACCTGCCCGGAACCCATGGTGACGACGTCGCGCGCACCCTGGTCGAGGAGAGCTACACCGGCCGCATCCTGATGCTCACCGCCTCCGGCGGCGTCCAGGACAAGGTCGAGGGCCTGACCATCGGCGCCGACGACTACCTCGCCAAGCCCTTCGCCTTCGCCGAGCTCATCGCCCGCGTGCACGCCCTGGGCCGCCGCTCGGCGCCGCCGCTGCCGCCCGTTCTGGAGCGGCACGGCATCACGCTCGACCCGGCCAACCACCGCGTGCACCGCGACGGCCGCGAGATCCCCCTCACCCCCAAGGAGTTCGCCGTCCTGCAGGTGCTCATGCGCGCCCAGGGGACCGTGGTCAGCGCCGAAGGGCTGCTGGAGAAGGCCTGGGACGAGAACGCCGACCCCTTCACCAACGTCGTGCGGGTCACCGTCATGACCCTGCGCAAGAAGATCGGCGACCCGCCGGTCATCCAGACCGTCCCCGGCGCCGGATACCGGCTGTGA
- a CDS encoding sensor histidine kinase, with product MRPGERAEPDQVEPTRPGDTGTWRRLHTASPDREGGERSAAAERVYRFTDNLSLRARLTLIYGMLFFAAGSVLVLVNYLIVAVLLNALLAEEGAAELLAQRHLIEEVLTHVTRFSLLALFLVGLLAVALGYAVAGRALSPLQKITRIARRLSERSLHERIALSGPDDEIRELADTFDGMLERLDRAFDGQRRFVANASHELRTPLAINRTLLEVALSAPEVSPDLKSVGQTLLETNARHERLIDGLLFLAKSDRELESRTRVDLGEVAETVLSQLSGDIEESGLLLRRDLRPGAVVGDPVLLERLAANLVENALKYNVEGGEITVRSGMYEGVPAIQVENSGKVIPAYEIEGLFEPFRRGSGDRVGSGRSAGLGLSIVRSVVRAHEGVVTAWPRAGGGLVITVCLPLAPPEAPERR from the coding sequence GTGAGACCGGGCGAGCGCGCCGAGCCGGACCAGGTCGAACCCACCCGCCCCGGCGACACCGGGACCTGGCGCCGCCTGCACACCGCCTCGCCCGACCGGGAGGGCGGCGAGCGTTCCGCCGCCGCCGAACGCGTGTACCGCTTCACCGACAACCTCAGCCTGCGCGCGCGGCTCACGCTCATCTACGGGATGCTGTTCTTCGCGGCCGGGTCCGTGCTGGTGCTGGTCAACTACCTCATCGTCGCGGTCCTGCTCAACGCCCTGCTGGCGGAGGAGGGCGCCGCGGAGCTGCTGGCCCAGCGCCACCTCATCGAGGAGGTGCTCACCCACGTCACCCGGTTCTCCCTGCTCGCCCTGTTCCTCGTCGGCCTGCTCGCGGTCGCCCTGGGCTACGCGGTGGCCGGGCGCGCCCTGTCTCCGCTGCAGAAGATCACGCGCATCGCCCGCCGGCTGTCGGAGCGCTCCCTGCACGAGCGCATCGCCCTGTCCGGGCCCGACGACGAGATCCGCGAGCTCGCCGACACCTTCGACGGCATGCTGGAGCGCCTGGACCGGGCCTTCGACGGCCAGCGCCGCTTCGTCGCCAACGCCTCGCACGAGCTGCGCACGCCCCTGGCGATCAACCGCACCCTGCTGGAGGTCGCCCTCAGCGCCCCCGAGGTCTCCCCGGACCTCAAGAGCGTCGGCCAGACCCTGCTGGAGACCAACGCCCGGCACGAGCGCCTCATCGACGGCCTGCTCTTCCTGGCCAAGAGCGACCGGGAGCTGGAGTCGCGGACCCGGGTCGACCTCGGCGAGGTCGCGGAGACGGTCCTGAGCCAGCTCTCGGGGGACATCGAGGAGTCGGGGCTGCTGCTGCGCCGCGACCTGCGCCCCGGTGCCGTGGTCGGCGACCCGGTCCTGCTGGAGCGCCTGGCCGCCAACCTGGTGGAGAACGCCCTCAAGTACAACGTCGAGGGCGGCGAGATCACCGTGCGCAGCGGCATGTACGAGGGCGTGCCGGCGATCCAGGTGGAGAACTCCGGCAAGGTCATCCCCGCCTACGAGATCGAGGGCCTGTTCGAGCCGTTCCGGCGCGGATCGGGCGACCGGGTCGGCTCCGGCCGCAGCGCCGGGCTGGGCCTGTCGATCGTGCGCTCGGTGGTGCGCGCCCACGAGGGCGTCGTGACGGCGTGGCCCCGCGCGGGCGGCGGGCTGGTCATCACCGTCTGTCTGCCGCTGGCTCCGCCCGAGGCCCCCGAGCGCCGGTGA
- a CDS encoding DUF4193 domain-containing protein → MATDYDSPRKTDEDINEDSLQELQARRVDKGTGTIDVDPDEANEGLELPGADLSGEELAVRVLPRQADEFTCSRCFLVHHRSQLAEQRAGQLVCKECA, encoded by the coding sequence ATGGCCACCGACTACGACAGCCCGCGCAAGACTGACGAGGACATCAACGAGGACAGCCTCCAGGAGCTGCAGGCGCGGCGCGTGGACAAGGGCACCGGCACGATCGACGTCGACCCCGACGAGGCCAACGAAGGGCTCGAACTGCCCGGAGCGGACCTGTCCGGCGAGGAGCTCGCGGTCCGCGTGCTCCCGCGTCAGGCCGACGAGTTCACCTGCTCGCGCTGCTTCCTGGTGCACCACCGCAGTCAGCTCGCCGAGCAGCGCGCCGGCCAGCTGGTCTGCAAGGAGTGCGCCTGA
- a CDS encoding DUF4235 domain-containing protein, with product MAKKDGGELGPALLGFAAGFAAEFVTRKALTFAWTRATGEEPPTDLESPDVSLGRALGWAVVAGVGVEVARVLAVRATRKKVHGSAGLEPELVSD from the coding sequence ATGGCTAAGAAGGACGGCGGTGAACTCGGTCCCGCACTCCTCGGTTTCGCGGCGGGGTTCGCGGCGGAGTTCGTCACGCGCAAGGCCCTGACCTTCGCCTGGACCCGCGCCACCGGGGAGGAGCCCCCGACGGACCTGGAGTCCCCCGACGTGAGCCTCGGCCGCGCCTTGGGCTGGGCCGTCGTGGCCGGCGTGGGCGTGGAGGTGGCGCGGGTGCTGGCCGTGCGGGCCACCCGGAAGAAGGTGCACGGCTCGGCCGGCCTGGAGCCGGAGCTCGTATCCGACTGA